The Urbifossiella limnaea genome has a window encoding:
- a CDS encoding Ldh family oxidoreductase, with protein MTHAAAALIDYAAALFAAAGCDGDKPAVVAAGLVEADLLGHTTHGLQLAPAYLAELRDGTMTATGEPTVIADRGACLTWGGRRLPGVWLAAKAVDAACDRAAAFGVGTVIVRDSHHIGCLAAFLQRATDRGFLVQIASSDPAVASVAPFGGRTPVFTPDPLAVGIPTDGDPILIDISASITTNGMANRLAKEGGRFPGRWALDAAGNATDDPAVLAAGGTLLPVGGLDHGHKGYGLALLVEALTQGLGGFGRAEKPARWGASVFVQATDPAAFGGAAEFRRETGWLAEACRAAAPAPGVGAVRLPGERGLARKRAALANGVELYAGILEALAPHAERLGVTVIG; from the coding sequence ATGACGCATGCCGCCGCCGCGCTCATCGACTACGCCGCCGCCCTGTTCGCCGCCGCCGGGTGCGACGGCGACAAGCCCGCCGTCGTCGCCGCCGGCCTCGTCGAAGCCGACCTGCTCGGCCACACCACGCACGGCCTCCAGCTCGCCCCCGCGTACCTCGCCGAGCTGCGCGACGGCACCATGACCGCGACAGGCGAGCCGACTGTGATCGCCGACCGCGGCGCGTGCCTGACGTGGGGCGGCCGTCGCCTCCCCGGCGTGTGGCTCGCCGCGAAGGCGGTTGATGCCGCCTGCGACCGCGCGGCGGCGTTCGGCGTCGGCACCGTGATCGTGCGGGACAGCCACCACATCGGCTGCCTCGCGGCGTTCCTCCAGCGCGCCACCGACCGCGGCTTCCTGGTCCAGATCGCCAGTTCCGACCCGGCCGTGGCGTCGGTCGCGCCGTTCGGCGGCCGCACCCCGGTGTTCACGCCCGACCCGCTGGCCGTCGGCATCCCGACCGACGGCGACCCAATCCTCATCGACATCAGCGCGTCGATCACGACCAACGGCATGGCGAACCGGCTGGCGAAGGAGGGCGGCCGCTTCCCCGGCCGGTGGGCGCTCGACGCCGCGGGGAATGCGACCGACGACCCCGCGGTGCTGGCCGCGGGCGGCACGCTGCTGCCGGTCGGCGGGCTGGACCACGGTCACAAGGGCTACGGGCTGGCGCTGCTGGTCGAGGCGCTGACGCAGGGGCTCGGCGGCTTCGGCCGCGCGGAGAAGCCGGCGCGCTGGGGCGCGTCGGTGTTCGTGCAGGCGACCGACCCGGCGGCGTTCGGCGGCGCGGCCGAGTTCCGCCGCGAGACGGGTTGGCTGGCGGAAGCGTGTCGAGCCGCGGCGCCGGCGCCGGGCGTGGGCGCGGTGCGCCTCCCCGGCGAGCGTGGGCTGGCGCGGAAGCGCGCGGCGCTGGCAAATGGAGTGGAACTGTACGCGGGCATCCTGGAGGCGCTGGCCCCGCACGCAGAGCGGCTAGGGGTGACGGTGATCGGTTAG
- a CDS encoding RNA polymerase sigma factor: MGATDSDFRRLVERSRAGDSEAMRRLYDRYGGLVRAAVRRRLPDRLRKEYDSVDFAQDVWVSFCNLPADAVGFDSPEALGNFLAAVARNKVVEVCRRRYGTAAYDVTREQGLFRTADGADVSLPGREATPSQCAIAGERLAALAAELPPAHRPVLDLLRAGHTQEEIARRIGVTDRHVRRIVDRVRELCEDAQ, translated from the coding sequence GTGGGCGCCACCGACAGCGACTTCCGCCGGCTCGTGGAGCGGTCCCGGGCCGGCGACTCCGAGGCGATGCGCCGGCTGTACGACCGGTACGGCGGCCTCGTCCGCGCGGCGGTCCGCCGCCGCCTGCCCGACCGCCTGCGGAAGGAATACGACTCCGTCGACTTCGCCCAGGACGTGTGGGTGTCGTTCTGCAACCTCCCCGCCGACGCGGTCGGGTTCGACAGCCCCGAGGCGCTCGGGAACTTCCTCGCGGCGGTGGCCCGGAACAAGGTCGTCGAGGTGTGCCGCCGCCGCTACGGCACCGCCGCCTACGACGTGACCCGCGAGCAGGGGCTGTTCCGCACCGCCGACGGGGCCGACGTGTCGCTCCCCGGCCGCGAGGCCACCCCGAGCCAGTGCGCCATCGCCGGCGAGCGGCTGGCGGCGCTGGCCGCCGAGTTGCCGCCGGCCCACCGGCCGGTGCTCGACCTGCTCCGGGCCGGGCACACGCAGGAGGAGATCGCGCGGCGGATCGGCGTGACGGACCGGCACGTCCGGCGGATCGTCGACCGCGTCCGCGAGCTGTGCGAGGACGCCCAGTGA
- the rarD gene encoding EamA family transporter RarD yields the protein MDDANGARFRAGLGYGLAAYTLWGLVPLYFSALKHAGVPALEILAHRIAWSLPVLMLLTACAGGFADLGRVFRSRKLVLTLLASSLFLAVNWLLYIYATVTGRVTEASLGYYMMPLVNAALATTVLGERLRPLHYPALALVALGVAIPFVAAGTFTWLAVLLPVSFGVYGLIRKRVAVESVTGLTVESLLMLPLSLGYLVYLSAAGENHFAGVGTTNALLAVSGVVTVTPLLLFTLSIRRLPLLAVSFIQFVSPTVQMLLAVTVLGETLTPDRVAAFVCVWVAVAVFVGDAVWQARESRRAARVSGLLGTVVSRAKKQPAHAGRSPVTR from the coding sequence GTGGACGACGCGAACGGGGCGAGATTCCGGGCCGGGCTAGGATACGGCCTGGCGGCGTACACGCTGTGGGGGCTGGTCCCACTTTACTTCTCGGCCCTGAAGCACGCCGGCGTCCCGGCCCTCGAAATCCTCGCCCACCGCATCGCCTGGTCGCTCCCCGTCCTGATGCTGCTCACCGCCTGCGCCGGCGGCTTCGCCGACCTCGGCCGCGTCTTCCGCTCCCGCAAGCTCGTCCTCACGCTGCTGGCGTCGTCGCTGTTCCTCGCGGTCAACTGGCTGCTCTACATCTATGCCACCGTCACCGGCCGCGTTACGGAGGCGAGCCTCGGCTACTACATGATGCCGCTGGTGAACGCCGCCCTCGCCACCACCGTGCTCGGCGAGCGGCTGCGGCCGCTGCACTACCCGGCGCTCGCGCTCGTCGCGCTGGGCGTGGCCATCCCGTTCGTCGCGGCGGGCACGTTCACCTGGCTGGCCGTGCTGCTGCCGGTGTCGTTCGGCGTCTACGGCCTGATCCGCAAGCGCGTGGCGGTCGAGAGCGTCACCGGGCTGACGGTCGAGTCGCTGCTGATGCTGCCGCTGTCGCTCGGCTACCTGGTCTACCTGTCGGCGGCGGGCGAGAACCACTTCGCGGGCGTCGGCACGACGAACGCGCTGCTGGCGGTCAGCGGCGTGGTGACGGTGACGCCGCTGCTGCTGTTCACGCTGTCGATCCGCCGGCTGCCGCTGCTGGCGGTGAGCTTCATCCAGTTCGTGTCGCCGACAGTGCAGATGCTGCTGGCGGTGACGGTGCTGGGCGAGACGCTGACGCCGGACCGGGTGGCGGCGTTCGTGTGCGTGTGGGTGGCGGTGGCGGTCTTCGTGGGGGACGCGGTGTGGCAGGCTCGAGAGAGCCGGCGAGCGGCCCGCGTGAGCGGGCTGTTGGGGACCGTGGTGAGTCGCGCGAAGAAACAGCCGGCTCACGCCGGCCGCTCGCCGGTCACACGATGA
- a CDS encoding MBL fold metallo-hydrolase — MPRPVALLALLALLPAAAAQEPAAVTLRWYGQSFFQLETSGKQLVVFDPHAIPAFGTPRVNADVCLVSHPHNDHAQPEVLGEKGRVFLGVTTSPDGKKTDWARVDEKVKGTRVRTVATYHDTTTGMTRGKNAAWVVEADGLVFCHLGDLGHELSPDQAKAIGPVDVLMVPVGGIYTINGEQAKKVVDQLRPKRFVVPMHYGVPGFDDLAGPEEFLGEFKTVRRTTDTNELVIPVDAKAPEAPTVVLLGWKKAEAAPKKK, encoded by the coding sequence ATGCCCCGCCCCGTCGCGCTCCTCGCGCTGCTCGCGCTCCTCCCGGCGGCCGCGGCCCAGGAGCCGGCCGCGGTCACCCTCCGCTGGTACGGGCAGTCCTTCTTCCAGCTCGAGACCAGCGGCAAGCAGCTGGTCGTGTTCGACCCGCACGCCATCCCCGCGTTCGGCACGCCGCGCGTCAACGCCGACGTCTGCCTCGTCAGCCACCCGCACAACGACCACGCCCAGCCCGAAGTCCTCGGCGAGAAGGGCCGCGTCTTCCTCGGCGTCACCACCAGCCCCGACGGCAAGAAGACCGACTGGGCGCGCGTGGACGAGAAGGTGAAGGGCACCCGCGTCCGCACCGTGGCCACGTACCACGACACGACGACGGGCATGACCCGCGGCAAGAACGCCGCGTGGGTCGTGGAGGCCGACGGGCTGGTGTTCTGCCACCTCGGCGACCTGGGGCACGAGCTGTCCCCCGACCAGGCGAAGGCGATCGGGCCGGTGGACGTGCTGATGGTCCCGGTCGGCGGCATCTACACGATCAACGGCGAGCAGGCGAAGAAGGTGGTGGACCAGCTCCGGCCGAAGCGGTTCGTGGTGCCGATGCACTACGGCGTGCCCGGGTTCGACGACCTGGCGGGGCCGGAGGAGTTCCTCGGCGAGTTCAAGACGGTCCGCCGCACGACGGACACGAACGAGCTGGTGATCCCGGTGGACGCGAAGGCGCCCGAGGCGCCGACGGTGGTGCTGCTCGGGTGGAAGAAGGCCGAGGCGGCGCCCAAGAAGAAGTGA
- a CDS encoding M24 family metallopeptidase yields the protein MFDLGAVQTAVRDAGLDGWLLYDFRGSNVLAQRVCDLDAKKLSRRWFYYVPAEGAPLKLVHAIEPAALDHLPGTTKTVYRRWQDLETGVGELVIGAKRVAMEYSPRNANPYIGRVDAGTVELVKSYRVEVVPSGDLIQQFEATWDADQEKSHFEAAGHCRDAYDVAFEFIASEIRAKGSVTEAAVQARIMAHFAERGMVTYSPPIVGVGPHSGDPHYETTAASNAPVVPGSWVLIDLWAKMNRPRAVYADYTRVAYVGAEVPEKYVNIFNVVAAGRDAGIAKVKAAFAAGEPLLGWEIDAATRGVIEKAGYGDQFTHRTGHNIGQEVHGNGAHIDGLETREDRRIIPRTCFSIEPGIYLPEFGARSEVDVYVDAAGAVHVTGGEPQTEVHRIIV from the coding sequence GTGTTCGACCTGGGTGCGGTTCAGACTGCCGTCCGCGACGCCGGCCTCGACGGCTGGCTGCTGTACGACTTCCGCGGGTCCAACGTGCTCGCCCAGCGCGTCTGCGACCTGGACGCCAAGAAGCTGTCGCGCCGCTGGTTCTACTACGTCCCCGCCGAGGGGGCGCCGCTCAAACTCGTCCACGCCATCGAGCCCGCCGCGCTCGACCACCTCCCCGGCACCACGAAAACCGTCTACCGCCGCTGGCAAGACCTGGAGACGGGCGTCGGCGAGCTCGTGATCGGCGCCAAGCGGGTGGCGATGGAGTACTCGCCGCGGAACGCCAACCCGTACATCGGCCGCGTGGACGCCGGCACGGTGGAGCTGGTGAAGTCGTACCGCGTCGAGGTGGTGCCGAGCGGCGACCTGATCCAGCAGTTCGAGGCGACGTGGGACGCCGACCAGGAGAAGAGCCACTTCGAGGCCGCCGGCCACTGCCGCGACGCCTACGACGTGGCGTTCGAGTTCATCGCGTCGGAAATCCGCGCGAAGGGGAGCGTGACCGAGGCGGCGGTGCAGGCGCGCATCATGGCGCACTTCGCGGAGCGCGGCATGGTGACGTACAGCCCGCCGATCGTCGGCGTCGGCCCGCACAGCGGCGACCCGCACTACGAGACGACGGCCGCGTCCAACGCCCCGGTCGTGCCCGGCAGCTGGGTGCTGATCGACCTGTGGGCGAAGATGAACCGCCCGCGCGCCGTCTACGCCGACTACACCCGCGTGGCCTACGTCGGGGCCGAGGTGCCGGAGAAGTACGTGAACATCTTCAACGTCGTGGCCGCGGGCCGCGACGCGGGGATCGCGAAGGTGAAGGCGGCGTTCGCGGCCGGCGAGCCGCTGCTCGGCTGGGAGATCGACGCGGCGACGCGCGGGGTGATCGAGAAGGCCGGGTACGGCGACCAGTTCACGCACCGGACCGGGCACAACATCGGCCAGGAGGTCCACGGCAACGGGGCGCACATCGACGGGCTGGAGACGCGCGAGGACCGGCGGATCATCCCGCGGACGTGCTTCAGCATCGAGCCGGGGATTTACCTGCCCGAGTTCGGCGCCCGCAGCGAAGTCGACGTGTACGTCGACGCCGCCGGGGCGGTCCACGTCACCGGCGGCGAGCCGCAGACGGAAGTGCATCGCATCATCGTGTGA
- a CDS encoding SGNH/GDSL hydrolase family protein yields MLRAALCVPLLAAALAAQPAAEPAWVAPMRDVHSKFTGTPGTLALFGDSITATAAFWSPLQNAKLAGDDGTALATVRGHLQADCWRKWRGPEYGSQSGQTSQWADENVAAWLKKLNPEAAVLMFGTNDLTRLDAKAYEAKTRAVVERCLKNGTVVILTTIPPRSGMLEKSRAFADVQRRIAAVHGLPVIDYQAEVLRRRPTDWDGSLPQFKADAADVYQVPTLICGDGVHPSNPAKHADYSEAALDRNGYQLRNVLTLRVYADVVRRVLARK; encoded by the coding sequence ATGCTCCGCGCCGCGCTCTGCGTCCCGCTCCTCGCCGCCGCGCTCGCCGCGCAGCCGGCCGCCGAGCCCGCCTGGGTCGCGCCGATGCGCGACGTGCATTCCAAGTTCACGGGCACCCCCGGCACGCTGGCGCTGTTCGGCGACTCCATCACCGCCACCGCCGCGTTCTGGTCGCCACTTCAGAACGCCAAACTGGCCGGCGACGACGGCACGGCACTGGCCACCGTCCGCGGTCACCTCCAGGCCGACTGCTGGCGGAAGTGGCGCGGCCCCGAGTACGGCAGCCAGAGCGGGCAGACTAGCCAGTGGGCCGACGAGAACGTCGCCGCGTGGCTGAAGAAGCTGAACCCCGAGGCCGCGGTGCTCATGTTCGGCACCAACGACCTCACCCGCCTCGACGCCAAGGCGTACGAGGCGAAGACGCGTGCCGTCGTGGAGCGGTGCCTGAAGAACGGCACGGTGGTGATCCTCACCACGATCCCGCCGCGGAGCGGCATGCTGGAGAAGTCGCGGGCGTTCGCCGACGTCCAGCGCCGCATCGCCGCCGTCCACGGGCTGCCGGTCATCGACTACCAGGCGGAGGTGCTGCGCCGCCGGCCGACGGACTGGGACGGCAGCCTGCCGCAGTTCAAGGCCGACGCCGCGGACGTGTACCAGGTGCCGACGCTGATCTGCGGCGACGGCGTCCACCCGAGCAACCCCGCGAAGCACGCCGACTACTCGGAGGCGGCGCTGGACCGCAACGGCTACCAGCTGCGGAACGTGCTGACGCTGCGCGTGTACGCCGACGTGGTGCGGCGGGTGCTGGCGCGGAAGTAA
- a CDS encoding TspO/MBR family protein, whose protein sequence is MVTACVFTRPRPETADEHRNRSWAGAAAVAAAVLGVQVVSGAVTAASLQGDWYASLPKPSWTPPDAVFGPVWSVLYLMSAAAASLVWLSRDREDVCCPLAAFGLQLAANLAWSVFFFGLHAPFVAFLDLLALWVLAGLTMLQFFEVSRPAGWLMVPYWLWVSFALTLNGGILFLGRVM, encoded by the coding sequence ATGGTCACGGCCTGCGTCTTCACCCGCCCCCGGCCCGAGACGGCCGACGAGCACCGCAACCGGTCGTGGGCCGGCGCCGCGGCCGTCGCCGCCGCCGTGCTCGGGGTGCAGGTCGTGTCCGGGGCCGTGACCGCCGCTTCGCTGCAGGGCGACTGGTACGCCAGCCTGCCGAAGCCGTCGTGGACGCCGCCCGACGCCGTGTTCGGCCCGGTGTGGTCGGTGCTGTACCTGATGTCCGCGGCCGCCGCGTCGCTGGTGTGGCTGAGCCGCGACCGCGAGGACGTGTGCTGCCCGCTCGCCGCGTTCGGCCTGCAACTGGCGGCGAACCTGGCGTGGTCCGTGTTCTTCTTCGGCCTGCACGCCCCGTTCGTGGCCTTCCTCGACCTGCTGGCCCTGTGGGTGCTGGCGGGCCTCACGATGCTGCAATTCTTCGAGGTGTCGCGCCCGGCCGGCTGGTTGATGGTGCCGTACTGGCTGTGGGTGTCGTTCGCGCTCACGCTCAACGGCGGCATCCTGTTCCTGGGCCGCGTGATGTAG
- a CDS encoding protein kinase domain-containing protein, protein MSDPTLGPAAARKLAAQIKRGWRKGAPADAAAALAAHPELSRQPSVVLDLAYEEYLLREKAGAAPPAAAFAARFPGFASAVRSVIAAHHHFLDHPEAAGGGDWPDVGATVAGVELVALLGAGGFGRAYLAHDPELDRPCVLKLTAGASAEAKVIARLKHPHVTEVFWARPVDGRTAVCMPLAGVTTLAEVVASAFPPDAPPPNSADAFLTDADRAAEPVVRAGEPYLVGAAAVAGCLADAVAYLHDTGVTHGDIKPANVVVGRGGSPCLIDFNLSTRDAGPAAVRGTPGYMAPELLEAAGAMATGAALARGDLFSLGVMTFELLTGRRPFPAADPKSFAACAAAARAPLPPLPAGLSRAVRRELTACLNPDPGARPESAAGLAAALSGFVTAARTPPAPPPRRAARRVTATALVLVAVLTAGSGATMGPPDKSPKWALPAPPPPPTTADEFYTRGLARVRADDWSGGVDDFTKSNALRQDRRTVAMMAYCYTVGAKHQEGAEFGGWVDTRRDAPPDVLSNRALSLMKTGKSAEAGDALDRAVAGDPALPAARYNRAVCLFGLWRATGAHGGLDPRAVADLRAVFALGYDTAELRFYAARVFAAGSDVDPALRAEALAQVRAGVAAGKPAAAFRNDPTLRERFRRGFGAALAFEAACAAPSGPAPVNQMRLQLAEPRPF, encoded by the coding sequence GTGAGCGACCCGACACTCGGCCCGGCGGCCGCCCGCAAGCTGGCCGCGCAGATCAAGCGCGGGTGGCGCAAGGGCGCGCCCGCCGACGCCGCCGCGGCCCTGGCCGCGCACCCCGAGTTGTCCCGCCAGCCGTCGGTCGTGCTGGACCTGGCCTACGAGGAGTACCTGCTCCGCGAGAAGGCCGGCGCCGCACCGCCGGCCGCGGCGTTTGCCGCGCGGTTCCCCGGGTTCGCGTCCGCCGTCCGCAGTGTGATCGCCGCTCACCACCACTTCCTCGACCACCCGGAGGCGGCCGGCGGCGGCGACTGGCCCGACGTCGGCGCGACGGTCGCGGGGGTGGAACTGGTGGCGCTGCTCGGGGCCGGCGGGTTCGGCCGGGCGTACCTGGCCCACGACCCCGAGCTCGACCGGCCGTGCGTGCTGAAGCTGACGGCCGGGGCGTCGGCCGAGGCGAAGGTGATCGCCCGGCTGAAGCACCCGCACGTGACGGAAGTTTTCTGGGCGCGGCCGGTGGACGGGCGGACGGCGGTGTGCATGCCGCTGGCCGGCGTCACCACGCTGGCGGAAGTCGTCGCCTCCGCGTTCCCCCCGGACGCGCCGCCGCCGAATTCGGCCGACGCCTTCCTGACCGACGCCGACCGCGCGGCCGAACCGGTGGTGCGAGCCGGCGAGCCGTACCTGGTGGGGGCCGCGGCGGTGGCCGGGTGCCTGGCCGACGCGGTGGCCTACCTCCACGACACCGGCGTGACGCACGGCGACATCAAGCCGGCGAACGTGGTCGTCGGCCGCGGCGGGTCGCCGTGCCTCATCGACTTCAACCTGTCCACCCGCGACGCCGGCCCGGCGGCGGTCCGCGGCACGCCCGGCTACATGGCCCCCGAACTGCTGGAGGCCGCCGGCGCGATGGCGACCGGCGCCGCGCTGGCGCGGGGCGACCTGTTCTCGCTCGGCGTGATGACGTTCGAGCTGCTGACCGGCCGGCGGCCGTTCCCGGCGGCCGACCCGAAGTCGTTCGCCGCCTGCGCCGCCGCGGCCCGCGCGCCGCTGCCGCCGCTCCCCGCGGGCCTGTCGCGGGCGGTCCGGCGCGAGCTGACGGCGTGCCTGAACCCCGACCCGGGGGCGCGGCCGGAGTCGGCCGCCGGCCTGGCCGCGGCCCTGAGCGGGTTCGTGACCGCGGCCCGCACCCCGCCCGCCCCGCCGCCCCGGCGGGCCGCCCGGCGCGTCACCGCGACGGCGCTGGTGCTCGTGGCCGTGCTGACGGCGGGGAGCGGCGCCACGATGGGGCCGCCGGACAAGTCGCCGAAGTGGGCGCTCCCCGCGCCGCCCCCGCCGCCGACGACCGCGGACGAGTTCTACACCCGCGGCCTGGCGAGGGTCCGGGCCGACGACTGGTCGGGCGGTGTGGACGACTTCACCAAGTCGAACGCGCTCCGCCAGGACCGGCGGACTGTGGCGATGATGGCGTACTGTTACACGGTGGGCGCGAAGCATCAGGAAGGGGCCGAGTTCGGCGGCTGGGTGGACACCCGGCGCGACGCCCCGCCGGACGTGCTGAGCAACCGGGCGCTGTCGCTGATGAAGACGGGGAAGTCGGCCGAGGCCGGCGACGCGCTGGACCGGGCGGTCGCCGGCGACCCGGCTCTGCCGGCGGCGCGGTACAACCGGGCCGTGTGCCTGTTCGGCCTCTGGCGGGCGACCGGGGCTCACGGCGGGCTCGACCCGCGGGCCGTCGCCGACCTGCGGGCGGTGTTCGCGCTCGGGTACGACACCGCCGAGCTGCGGTTCTACGCGGCCCGCGTGTTCGCCGCCGGGTCGGACGTGGACCCCGCCCTGCGGGCGGAGGCGCTGGC
- a CDS encoding HD domain-containing phosphohydrolase, producing the protein MKRTTIRLRGISGEVKGRLWESPTILRAGRLASLEIVLDDSSVSRRHAEVRLVDGAWHVRDLESTNGTYVNGVRVGPGEQPLRPRDIVQFGKVAVMVEPDEATADGPPSNQHVVAAVPSDYDVGLDRIAFTRDSLPRAGDQLRALLRAGHHAAHTQNEDQLLDNILNDAVSVLDAQRGAIVLAEGEGPEPAFKLRALAVGHGEPHGRFHYSKKLTARVFSKGESLLYGALSQGDDSPVTESMYAGAMTSVLCVLLRTPRRRLGVLHLDRGLMQNPFTEDDLFLADALAAHVSAAIESAQLFRKQQEFFLKTITILAQAVELRDDYTGGHTRRVTRYATLLARQLELPDDQLQLVKLGTPLHDIGKIGIDDAILRKPGRLTAVEFAAMQTHTTKGAEILSTIPELKSILPIVRNHHERWDGTGYPDRMTGEEIPLLARIVAVADAFDAMTSDRPYHEGRKGKPAKAAFAEVEKQAGRQFDPACAEAFLAIREAVVQVMKEELPTSDAGSEFVPTLRAGAADAASQTPFPVRASS; encoded by the coding sequence GTGAAGCGGACCACAATCCGGCTGCGTGGCATTAGCGGCGAAGTGAAGGGCCGGCTCTGGGAGTCCCCCACCATCCTCCGCGCCGGTCGGCTCGCCTCGCTCGAAATCGTCCTCGACGACAGCTCCGTCAGCCGCCGGCACGCCGAAGTCCGCCTCGTCGACGGCGCCTGGCACGTCCGCGACCTCGAAAGCACTAACGGTACCTACGTCAACGGCGTCCGCGTCGGCCCCGGGGAGCAGCCGCTGCGGCCGCGCGACATCGTCCAGTTCGGCAAGGTCGCCGTGATGGTCGAGCCGGACGAGGCCACCGCCGACGGGCCGCCGTCGAACCAGCACGTCGTCGCCGCCGTGCCGAGCGACTACGACGTCGGGCTGGACCGCATCGCCTTCACCCGCGACTCGCTGCCGCGCGCCGGCGACCAGTTGCGGGCGCTGCTCCGCGCCGGGCACCACGCCGCCCACACGCAGAACGAGGACCAGCTCCTCGACAACATCCTCAACGACGCCGTCAGCGTGCTGGACGCGCAGCGCGGGGCGATCGTGCTCGCCGAGGGCGAGGGGCCCGAGCCGGCGTTCAAGCTGCGGGCGCTGGCCGTCGGCCACGGCGAGCCGCACGGCCGGTTCCACTACTCGAAGAAGCTCACCGCCCGCGTGTTCTCCAAGGGCGAGTCGCTGCTGTACGGGGCGCTCAGCCAGGGCGACGACAGCCCGGTCACCGAGAGCATGTACGCCGGGGCCATGACCAGCGTGCTGTGCGTGCTGCTGCGAACGCCGCGCCGCCGGCTCGGCGTCCTCCACCTCGACCGCGGGTTGATGCAGAACCCGTTCACCGAGGACGACCTGTTCCTGGCCGACGCCCTGGCGGCGCACGTGAGCGCGGCCATCGAGAGTGCCCAGCTGTTCCGCAAGCAGCAGGAGTTCTTCCTCAAGACGATCACGATCCTGGCGCAGGCCGTCGAGCTGCGCGACGACTACACCGGCGGCCACACCCGCCGCGTCACCCGGTACGCCACGCTGCTGGCGCGGCAGCTGGAGTTGCCCGACGACCAACTGCAGCTGGTGAAGCTCGGCACGCCGCTGCACGACATCGGCAAGATCGGCATCGACGACGCCATCCTGCGCAAGCCCGGCCGGCTGACCGCGGTCGAGTTCGCCGCGATGCAGACGCACACCACGAAGGGCGCCGAGATCCTGTCGACGATCCCCGAGCTGAAGTCGATCCTGCCGATCGTGCGGAACCACCACGAGCGGTGGGACGGCACCGGCTACCCGGACCGCATGACCGGCGAGGAAATCCCGCTGCTCGCGCGGATCGTGGCGGTGGCCGACGCGTTCGACGCCATGACCTCGGACCGGCCGTACCACGAGGGGCGGAAGGGGAAGCCGGCGAAGGCGGCGTTCGCGGAGGTGGAGAAGCAGGCCGGCCGGCAGTTCGACCCGGCGTGCGCCGAGGCGTTCCTGGCGATCCGCGAGGCGGTCGTCCAGGTGATGAAGGAGGAGCTGCCGACGTCGGACGCGGGCTCCGAGTTCGTCCCCACGCTACGGGCCGGCGCGGCCGACGCCGCCAGCCAGACGCCGTTCCCGGTGCGGGCGAGCTCGTAG